In the Arthrobacter sp. 31Y genome, one interval contains:
- a CDS encoding manganese catalase family protein has protein sequence MYLHTQLLINEIAADEPDPAAANALQEGLGGQFGEMRTMMQYLFQSMNFRGDAASKPYKDLLQGIGTEEISHVELIGTTISQLLDGSPRYQGKKSDPVDQPGAGGATPLKIALDTSNIHHYLVGAQGALPVDAAGNPWSGSYVYNSGNLVLDLLYNLMLESTGRLQKCRIYEMTDNKTARSTIAYLIVRDQAHENAYAKALESLGVNWGKLLPIPKTNAEQFPEVKKLLDLGLQSIQYTFSADNLSEAGKLYRGASPSNDGTELSTQQIPDGFPMTISPERKEEFAPGLDPELMALIQATAEQEMKDADSPKEAASKESKPKATKKK, from the coding sequence ATGTACCTGCACACCCAGCTTCTCATCAATGAAATCGCCGCCGACGAGCCGGACCCCGCAGCAGCTAACGCCCTCCAGGAAGGTCTGGGCGGCCAGTTCGGCGAGATGCGCACCATGATGCAATACCTGTTTCAGAGCATGAATTTCCGGGGTGACGCCGCCTCGAAACCCTACAAGGATCTACTGCAGGGCATCGGCACCGAAGAGATCAGCCACGTGGAGCTCATCGGGACCACCATTTCCCAACTCCTTGATGGTTCACCCCGCTACCAGGGCAAGAAGTCCGATCCCGTGGACCAGCCGGGCGCAGGCGGAGCTACTCCCCTGAAGATTGCATTGGACACCAGCAACATTCACCACTACCTGGTGGGCGCCCAAGGGGCCTTGCCGGTGGATGCCGCCGGTAACCCGTGGAGCGGCTCGTACGTCTACAACAGCGGCAACCTGGTCCTGGACTTGCTCTACAACCTGATGCTGGAGTCAACGGGCCGGCTGCAAAAGTGCCGCATCTACGAAATGACGGACAACAAGACCGCGCGTTCCACCATCGCGTACCTGATTGTCCGGGACCAGGCGCACGAGAATGCTTATGCCAAGGCCCTGGAGAGCTTGGGCGTCAATTGGGGCAAGCTGTTGCCCATCCCCAAAACCAACGCCGAGCAGTTCCCGGAAGTAAAGAAGCTCCTGGACCTGGGGCTGCAAAGCATTCAGTACACCTTCAGCGCTGACAACCTCAGCGAGGCGGGCAAGCTCTACCGGGGAGCTTCCCCCTCCAACGACGGCACGGAACTCAGCACCCAGCAGATCCCCGACGGATTCCCCATGACCATCTCACCGGAACGCAAGGAAGAATTTGCGCCCGGCCTTGATCCGGAATTGATGGCCCTGATCCAGGCCACGGCTGAACAGGAAATGAAGGACGCGGACAGCCCCAAGGAAGCCGCATCAAAGGAATCAAAGCCCAAGGCAACCAAGAAGAAGTAG
- a CDS encoding NAD(P)-dependent oxidoreductase — translation MKILVPDTIELDLAALEDQVFVYQVDKPIPAEHRDAEVLVVWRNTSDNLTDAARSMPHLRLVQTLAAGPDSVLSAGFADGVAITSGRSLHDGPVAEHALALALAAVRRLDVLQESQKASTWNQPYNAAQSDSATEQLYTLDGAKVTIWGFGSIAGRLAPLLAALGAKVTGVANSSGERYGFPVVSTEELPDILGTTDVLISILPATPETTDSLNKEILAALPSSAIFVNVGRGATVDEDALLAALTEGRLRAAALDVTKVEPLPADSKLWAAPNLIITPHVAGNRPKGSARLVTENVTALKDGKPLTNQVAG, via the coding sequence GTGAAAATCCTCGTCCCGGACACCATCGAGCTGGACCTCGCCGCCCTTGAGGACCAAGTCTTCGTCTATCAGGTGGACAAGCCGATTCCTGCAGAGCACCGGGACGCCGAAGTCCTGGTTGTCTGGCGGAACACTTCTGACAACCTGACCGACGCCGCCCGCTCGATGCCCCATCTCAGGCTCGTGCAGACGCTCGCGGCCGGTCCCGACTCCGTACTCTCCGCTGGCTTTGCGGACGGCGTGGCCATCACCTCCGGCCGCTCGCTCCACGACGGCCCCGTGGCCGAACACGCACTGGCACTGGCTTTGGCAGCCGTGCGCCGCTTGGATGTTCTGCAGGAGTCCCAAAAGGCCAGCACCTGGAACCAGCCTTACAACGCCGCGCAGTCGGACTCGGCAACGGAACAGCTCTACACGCTCGACGGCGCCAAGGTCACCATCTGGGGCTTCGGTTCCATTGCGGGGCGGCTCGCTCCCCTGCTGGCCGCATTGGGCGCAAAGGTCACCGGCGTGGCCAACTCCAGCGGGGAACGCTACGGCTTCCCCGTGGTCTCAACCGAAGAACTGCCGGATATCCTCGGGACCACAGATGTCCTGATCTCCATCCTGCCCGCCACCCCGGAAACCACCGACTCACTGAACAAAGAGATCCTCGCCGCCTTACCGTCGTCGGCAATCTTCGTGAACGTTGGGCGCGGCGCCACCGTTGACGAAGACGCACTTCTTGCAGCGCTTACCGAGGGCCGCCTGCGCGCCGCAGCACTGGACGTGACCAAGGTTGAACCCCTGCCCGCCGACTCGAAGCTGTGGGCCGCCCCCAACCTGATCATCACACCCCACGTTGCAGGCAACCGCCCCAAAGGTTCCGCCCGCTTGGTCACGGAGAACGTCACCGCACTCAAGGACGGCAAGCCGCTGACCAACCAGGTGGCCGGCTAG
- a CDS encoding exo-alpha-sialidase: protein MRSSSFARTAAVGALSAALLAGLGLPATAAPIPPSNPAAAPGTFTEANIGADRTAANFFYRIPALTYLGNNVVLAAWDGRPDSAADAPNPNSIVQRRSTDGGQTWGPVTVIAAGRVGDASGPKFGYSDPSYIYDAEAGKVFAFFVYSKDQGFGGSQFGNSDADRTVISSAVIESSDGGVTWSQPRLITNVTKPGTSKTSPVAGDVRSNFASSGEGIQLKYGQYKGRLIQQYAGDIRQADGTNKIQAYSVYSDDHGATWHKGANVGDRMDENKTVELSDGRVLLNSRDNANQGYRKVAVSTDGGATYGPVTQDTELPDPANNGAIARMFPNAVQGSADAKKLIFTNANSKTGRENVSARVSCDDGATWPGVRTIRSGFSAYSTVTRLEEGKFGVLYEGNYTDNMPFAKFDDAWLNYVCAPLSVPAVTTAPGATQQVPVTVTNQEASTLSGATATVHTPSGWSATTVPVPDVAPGASVTVNVALTAPANASGPQNLNAAFTTANGRVSQFTFTATVPVAPQVGLTITGAAPARDVVASPYQVGDVLSYSLNVKSTANVTANAVPVSGTFDSGFLPPSAPNCRYNNLAAGANYNCTTAKHVITAADIERGYFVPEASFSITASTTPTLTKTVPFTGAAVALRDGLLTAEISGARADVGRDLATQPYAAGDLVPYTFTVKNTSPLVEKVVPTAGNFSPFLPEGPGNCRYSVLPSGQSYQCTTPRHTVTAEEAAQGFFVPLTTWEISSAGQGSKTITVNGEPVELRTKPSSEPAVTRQNLGTPPFDLGTEDKYRAGQEVALKGLEQGQWYYVYLNKTGYRLGWNFPSTDDSVKFTLPEDVKNGRDDVVVLDQTGAQVSFDRLQVTPKG, encoded by the coding sequence TTGAGATCTTCATCCTTTGCGCGAACAGCAGCTGTCGGCGCCCTCAGCGCCGCCCTCCTGGCCGGGCTCGGTCTTCCGGCCACAGCCGCCCCGATTCCGCCCAGCAATCCCGCAGCAGCCCCGGGCACGTTCACCGAGGCCAACATCGGGGCGGATCGCACCGCAGCCAACTTCTTCTACCGGATCCCCGCCCTGACCTACCTGGGCAACAACGTGGTGCTCGCCGCCTGGGACGGACGTCCGGATTCAGCGGCGGACGCTCCGAACCCCAATTCGATCGTGCAGCGCCGCAGCACCGATGGCGGCCAGACGTGGGGGCCCGTCACGGTCATCGCCGCCGGACGCGTTGGCGATGCCAGCGGCCCCAAGTTCGGTTATAGCGATCCCTCCTACATTTACGATGCTGAGGCCGGCAAGGTCTTCGCCTTCTTCGTCTATTCCAAGGACCAAGGCTTCGGCGGCAGCCAGTTCGGCAACAGCGACGCGGACCGGACAGTGATTTCCTCGGCGGTCATCGAATCCTCAGATGGCGGTGTCACCTGGAGTCAGCCGCGTCTCATCACCAATGTCACCAAGCCCGGGACCAGCAAGACCAGCCCCGTAGCTGGCGATGTCCGTTCCAACTTCGCGTCCTCCGGCGAAGGCATCCAGCTCAAGTACGGCCAGTACAAAGGCCGCCTGATCCAGCAGTATGCCGGCGACATCCGCCAGGCGGACGGCACCAACAAGATCCAGGCTTACAGCGTCTACTCCGATGACCACGGCGCCACCTGGCACAAGGGAGCCAACGTCGGGGACCGCATGGACGAGAACAAGACTGTTGAACTCTCTGATGGACGCGTGCTCCTGAACTCCCGGGACAACGCCAACCAGGGCTACCGCAAGGTGGCAGTCTCCACGGACGGCGGCGCTACGTACGGGCCGGTCACGCAGGACACCGAGCTCCCGGATCCCGCCAACAACGGTGCCATCGCACGCATGTTCCCGAATGCGGTGCAGGGCTCTGCCGACGCGAAGAAGCTGATTTTCACCAACGCCAACTCCAAGACCGGCCGCGAAAACGTCTCGGCCCGCGTCTCCTGCGACGACGGCGCCACCTGGCCCGGCGTCCGTACCATCCGTTCGGGCTTCTCCGCATACTCCACGGTGACCCGTTTGGAAGAGGGCAAATTTGGCGTGCTTTATGAGGGCAACTACACGGACAACATGCCCTTCGCAAAGTTCGATGACGCCTGGCTGAACTACGTCTGCGCCCCGCTGTCCGTCCCGGCCGTCACCACTGCGCCGGGCGCTACGCAGCAGGTGCCCGTGACCGTCACCAACCAGGAAGCCAGCACGTTGTCCGGCGCAACTGCCACCGTCCACACGCCCTCTGGCTGGTCAGCCACCACGGTGCCGGTTCCCGACGTCGCACCCGGCGCCTCGGTCACCGTCAACGTTGCGTTGACGGCACCGGCCAACGCCAGCGGCCCACAGAACCTGAATGCGGCGTTCACCACCGCAAATGGCAGGGTTTCGCAGTTCACCTTCACCGCCACCGTGCCGGTGGCTCCGCAGGTGGGGCTGACCATCACGGGAGCGGCACCGGCCCGCGACGTCGTGGCCAGCCCCTACCAGGTAGGCGACGTGCTGAGCTACTCGCTCAACGTCAAAAGCACGGCCAACGTCACGGCCAACGCGGTGCCGGTTTCCGGGACTTTCGACTCCGGCTTCCTTCCGCCGTCGGCCCCTAACTGCCGGTACAACAACCTGGCTGCGGGTGCCAATTACAACTGCACCACCGCCAAGCATGTGATCACGGCGGCCGATATTGAGCGCGGCTACTTTGTGCCGGAGGCGAGCTTCAGCATCACTGCCAGCACGACGCCGACACTCACCAAAACCGTCCCGTTCACCGGCGCTGCGGTGGCCCTGCGTGACGGACTGCTGACGGCGGAGATCAGCGGGGCGCGCGCCGACGTCGGGCGTGATCTGGCAACCCAGCCGTACGCTGCCGGTGACCTGGTCCCGTACACGTTCACCGTGAAGAACACGAGCCCACTGGTTGAAAAGGTTGTCCCGACGGCCGGCAACTTCAGCCCGTTCCTTCCGGAAGGCCCGGGCAACTGCCGCTACAGCGTGCTGCCGTCCGGCCAGAGCTACCAGTGCACCACCCCGCGGCACACGGTGACCGCGGAAGAAGCTGCGCAGGGTTTCTTCGTTCCTCTGACCACCTGGGAGATCAGCTCGGCGGGGCAGGGCAGCAAAACCATCACCGTGAATGGTGAGCCGGTGGAGCTGAGGACCAAGCCGTCCTCTGAACCGGCCGTGACGCGCCAGAACCTGGGCACACCGCCGTTCGACCTGGGCACCGAGGACAAGTATCGCGCGGGCCAGGAAGTGGCGCTGAAAGGCCTCGAGCAGGGGCAGTGGTACTACGTGTACCTGAACAAAACGGGGTACCGCCTCGGCTGGAACTTTCCAAGCACAGACGACTCGGTGAAGTTCACCCTTCCTGAGGACGTCAAGAACGGCCGCGACGACGTGGTGGTGCTGGATCAGACTGGCGCCCAGGTGTCCTTCGACCGGCTTCAGGTGACGCCTAAGGGCTGA
- a CDS encoding S8 family serine peptidase, whose amino-acid sequence MKSQGKSFVRSGGLRKAAALAVGLPLLLSSMAMPAQAAPAPETPGNVAGVAKKNLDPSAYKDGRYMVVLAEKPAATYDGGTAGLAPTKPEEGKKLDGDSAEVKEYQQHLQQKQQEVAQQENITIERDFTTAVNGFSANLTADQAINLAKDPKVLMVAPDTQYAPDYSTTDFLKLSGPNGTWATQYGGQDNAGKGTVVGVIDTGYTPSNPFFAGEPVGPLVGNPQVGVPYRTGDGKIAMLKADGDTFVGECQAGTDTGADYDGSACNSKVLSTHYFADAFLETVPPENRASEEVISPVDVDSHGTHTASTAAGNANVDAVVDGRSFGTTSGIAPAAKLSVYKVCWEDTDPATGGCYGSASVDAIEQAILDGVDVLNYSISGSTTSTTDPVSLAFLSAASAGIFVATSAGNSGPTASTVNHGAPWLTTVAATSFSQELQGTVEFSDGSKFRGASIMNREVRGAGVVLSTNAASGEGNAALCAPGSLDPAKVAGKVVVCDRGVVDRTAKSAEVLRGGGVGMILVNLTDSSLDTDKHVIPTVHVNPPATQTIKDKVTANPAVTVSLINRDTTGLPAEAQPQIAGFSSRGPLLATDSDLLKPDVSAPGVAILAGVSPIGTGGDNFGFLSGTSMASPHVAGFGALILGKNPQWSPATVKSAMMTTAGPVKLANGAINKDVFATGAGQVDPAKVLSPGLVYDATTEDYLKFIQGTGMDLGMEGLGTTQARDMNVPSFALGNLAGKIEVTRTVTALTPGLYRASVNVPGVNVKVTPSVLNFGAAGEKKTFKVQFENNNAALGKFAMGSLSWQGANKTVTSPIAVRPQSVIADKALAFTGTGPNGSAAINITSGTNLPVGVTVDGLSKADSSAVELVPGPFAGETNASNYVKKVTVGEGSALAKFSVISSNEAADFDMLVLTPSGQQLPAATASASETLSVPNPAPGDYYVFANLYASPNNQPTKATVDAAVLGANQGNATVTPNPIRLANGKTGQISLNWKNLTPGSYIGRLTFAGTSEPSFVTVLVNPGGAVVVPDEEDPKKDKKDKKPRGKIRADEPTQSNNAG is encoded by the coding sequence GTGAAATCACAAGGAAAGAGCTTCGTCAGAAGCGGGGGGCTTCGGAAAGCCGCGGCGCTCGCCGTCGGACTGCCGTTGCTGCTCTCTTCGATGGCGATGCCGGCCCAGGCCGCTCCCGCCCCGGAGACGCCCGGGAATGTTGCAGGCGTGGCCAAGAAGAACCTTGACCCCAGCGCGTATAAGGACGGCCGCTACATGGTGGTCCTTGCCGAGAAGCCTGCGGCAACGTACGACGGCGGGACGGCGGGACTCGCGCCCACCAAGCCGGAGGAGGGCAAAAAGCTCGACGGCGACAGCGCCGAGGTGAAGGAATACCAGCAGCACCTCCAGCAGAAGCAGCAGGAAGTCGCCCAGCAGGAAAACATCACGATCGAGCGTGACTTCACCACCGCAGTCAACGGCTTCAGTGCCAACCTGACTGCAGACCAGGCCATCAACCTGGCCAAGGATCCCAAGGTTCTCATGGTGGCACCGGACACGCAGTACGCCCCGGATTACTCAACCACCGACTTCCTCAAGCTCAGCGGACCCAACGGTACCTGGGCCACGCAATACGGTGGTCAGGACAACGCCGGCAAGGGCACCGTTGTTGGCGTGATCGACACCGGCTACACCCCGTCCAACCCCTTCTTTGCAGGCGAGCCCGTGGGCCCGCTGGTCGGTAACCCCCAGGTAGGCGTTCCCTACCGCACCGGTGACGGCAAGATCGCCATGCTGAAGGCCGATGGCGATACTTTCGTCGGCGAATGCCAGGCCGGTACGGATACCGGCGCTGACTACGATGGCAGCGCCTGCAACTCCAAGGTCCTCAGCACCCACTACTTCGCTGACGCCTTCCTGGAAACAGTCCCGCCGGAAAACCGCGCCTCGGAAGAAGTCATCTCTCCCGTTGACGTGGACAGCCACGGCACCCACACGGCCAGCACCGCGGCGGGCAACGCCAACGTCGACGCCGTAGTGGACGGCCGTAGCTTCGGAACCACCAGCGGCATTGCACCCGCCGCCAAGCTCTCCGTGTACAAGGTCTGCTGGGAAGACACCGATCCTGCCACAGGCGGCTGCTACGGCTCCGCTTCCGTGGACGCGATTGAGCAGGCCATCTTGGACGGCGTGGACGTCCTGAACTACTCCATCTCGGGTTCAACCACCTCCACCACTGACCCTGTTTCCTTGGCATTCCTCTCAGCCGCTTCCGCAGGCATCTTCGTGGCTACCTCGGCCGGCAACTCCGGACCGACCGCCAGCACCGTGAACCACGGAGCACCGTGGCTGACCACGGTTGCCGCGACCTCGTTCTCGCAGGAACTCCAAGGCACCGTTGAATTCTCCGATGGCAGCAAATTCCGCGGAGCGTCCATCATGAACCGCGAGGTTCGCGGGGCCGGCGTCGTGCTTTCCACCAACGCTGCAAGCGGTGAAGGCAACGCGGCACTCTGCGCCCCAGGGTCCCTGGATCCGGCCAAGGTGGCCGGCAAGGTTGTGGTCTGCGACCGCGGCGTTGTTGACCGTACCGCCAAGAGCGCCGAAGTCCTGCGTGGCGGTGGCGTGGGCATGATCCTGGTGAACCTGACGGACTCCTCGCTGGACACCGACAAGCACGTGATTCCCACCGTCCACGTGAACCCGCCCGCAACGCAGACCATCAAGGACAAAGTCACAGCCAACCCGGCCGTCACCGTCTCCCTGATCAACCGCGACACCACGGGCCTGCCTGCTGAAGCACAGCCGCAGATCGCTGGATTCTCCTCCCGCGGCCCGCTGCTCGCTACCGACTCGGACCTGTTGAAGCCTGACGTATCCGCTCCCGGCGTTGCCATCCTCGCAGGTGTCTCGCCGATCGGAACAGGCGGAGACAACTTCGGCTTCCTGTCCGGAACGTCCATGGCCTCACCGCACGTGGCCGGTTTCGGCGCGCTGATCCTGGGCAAGAACCCGCAGTGGTCCCCGGCTACCGTGAAGTCCGCCATGATGACCACCGCAGGCCCGGTGAAGCTGGCCAACGGCGCCATCAACAAGGACGTCTTCGCAACCGGTGCCGGACAGGTTGACCCCGCAAAGGTCCTCTCGCCGGGCCTCGTGTACGACGCCACCACCGAGGACTACCTGAAGTTCATCCAAGGCACCGGCATGGACCTGGGCATGGAAGGGCTGGGCACCACCCAGGCCCGCGACATGAACGTACCTTCCTTCGCGCTGGGCAACCTGGCCGGCAAGATCGAGGTCACCCGCACGGTCACCGCATTGACCCCGGGCCTCTACCGTGCCTCGGTCAACGTGCCCGGCGTCAACGTCAAGGTCACCCCGTCCGTCCTGAACTTCGGGGCAGCCGGTGAGAAGAAGACGTTCAAGGTGCAGTTCGAGAACAACAATGCCGCCCTGGGCAAGTTCGCCATGGGTTCGCTGAGCTGGCAGGGTGCCAACAAGACAGTCACCTCGCCCATCGCTGTCCGGCCGCAGTCCGTCATTGCGGACAAGGCCCTGGCGTTCACGGGAACGGGGCCCAACGGCTCCGCCGCCATCAACATCACCTCCGGCACCAACCTGCCGGTAGGTGTCACCGTTGACGGCTTGTCCAAGGCTGATTCCTCGGCGGTGGAACTGGTTCCGGGTCCCTTCGCCGGCGAGACCAATGCTTCCAATTACGTGAAGAAGGTGACCGTTGGCGAGGGCAGTGCCTTGGCCAAGTTCTCGGTCATTTCCTCCAATGAAGCAGCGGACTTCGACATGCTGGTCCTCACGCCTTCCGGCCAGCAACTGCCGGCAGCTACGGCCTCGGCCAGTGAGACCCTGTCCGTCCCCAACCCGGCACCCGGCGACTACTACGTCTTCGCCAACCTCTACGCCAGCCCCAACAACCAGCCAACCAAGGCCACTGTGGATGCTGCCGTTTTGGGTGCCAACCAGGGCAACGCCACCGTAACGCCGAATCCGATCCGCCTGGCCAATGGCAAGACGGGCCAGATCTCGCTCAACTGGAAGAACCTGACCCCGGGTTCCTACATCGGCCGCCTGACCTTCGCAGGGACCAGCGAGCCGAGCTTCGTCACCGTCTTGGTCAACCCGGGCGGAGCCGTTGTGGTTCCGGACGAGGAAGACCCCAAGAAGGACAAAAAGGACAAGAAGCCCCGCGGAAAGATCCGCGCTGACGAGCCGACGCAGAGCAACAACGCCGGCTAA
- a CDS encoding MFS transporter — translation MNSELQQNTSTRWVMLGVIATGFVAMTFNWFVMPTTFAGISADYDADLPQLALLISGFVIGYGIMHLPAGFIAAKYGIRAALVGGLLLEGLFTTLAGIVDGYPMLLSLRILAGLAASVYAGIGIAAVSVWFRGREHAAALGVVSAAFSAGVAVGLYAWGPVEQSMGWRGSLIMAGLVAMACAILVLVVYRIPQGVPALQGTTLSGRSIAAILRNRRLWRQSMAFFGGYGAYFVASQLIGVYAAEERGFSVGVVALAGLLVGLAGIPGSIIAGLLADRLLSSRITFLLFLAIQGIGILMLPAVNPEMLWLSAALIGFGFNGCFAVWQTAPGDDPEVPPELIGTAVGLLLTVTAVSGFILPWVFGEMAASVGYTAAWLMIGLATLVFGLFVLGPSKARPPAAGSADAPPSSEPSSTISSLNN, via the coding sequence ATGAACAGTGAACTCCAGCAGAACACTTCCACACGATGGGTCATGCTGGGCGTCATAGCCACAGGGTTCGTGGCCATGACCTTCAACTGGTTCGTCATGCCAACCACGTTCGCCGGCATTTCCGCTGACTACGATGCCGACCTGCCCCAGCTTGCCTTGCTGATTTCCGGCTTCGTCATAGGCTACGGAATCATGCACCTCCCCGCCGGCTTCATAGCTGCGAAGTATGGCATCCGCGCGGCCCTGGTGGGAGGCCTGCTCTTGGAGGGCCTCTTCACAACCTTGGCCGGGATCGTTGACGGTTACCCCATGCTGCTTTCCTTGCGGATATTGGCCGGGCTTGCCGCATCCGTGTATGCCGGCATTGGGATTGCGGCCGTCAGCGTTTGGTTCCGCGGTCGCGAACACGCTGCAGCTTTGGGTGTTGTCTCCGCCGCCTTCAGCGCCGGTGTCGCCGTCGGCTTGTACGCCTGGGGGCCGGTTGAGCAGTCAATGGGTTGGAGAGGATCCCTCATTATGGCCGGGCTGGTTGCCATGGCATGCGCGATTCTGGTGCTGGTGGTGTACCGGATACCGCAGGGAGTTCCGGCGTTGCAAGGCACCACGCTTAGCGGCCGCAGCATTGCGGCCATACTCCGCAACCGGAGGCTGTGGCGTCAGAGCATGGCGTTCTTTGGCGGCTACGGTGCATATTTTGTCGCCTCCCAGTTGATCGGAGTCTATGCAGCAGAAGAACGCGGATTCTCCGTGGGCGTGGTGGCCTTGGCCGGACTCCTGGTTGGCCTCGCCGGCATTCCCGGCAGCATCATTGCCGGATTACTCGCCGACCGGCTGCTGAGCTCACGGATCACGTTCCTTCTCTTCCTGGCGATTCAGGGGATAGGGATCCTGATGCTGCCTGCTGTGAACCCGGAGATGCTGTGGTTATCGGCAGCGCTCATAGGGTTCGGCTTCAACGGGTGCTTTGCAGTGTGGCAAACCGCTCCGGGTGACGATCCGGAGGTGCCTCCCGAGCTCATCGGGACAGCTGTAGGTCTTCTGCTGACCGTGACGGCCGTCAGCGGGTTCATTCTGCCCTGGGTCTTCGGGGAAATGGCGGCTTCGGTGGGTTACACGGCGGCGTGGTTGATGATCGGTCTCGCGACTCTGGTCTTCGGGCTCTTTGTCCTCGGGCCCAGCAAGGCCCGGCCGCCTGCAGCAGGCAGCGCGGATGCTCCGCCGAGTTCTGAACCGTCCAGCACCATCTCTTCCCTTAACAACTAG
- a CDS encoding alpha/beta hydrolase translates to MQLKSTSINNTTLEYVESGDPSAPPLLLIHGWAQDHRLFRLLEPHLSDHFRVLRLNFRGHDGSAGSPDDFTAEDLIQDTVEFIGQLGLEDVRIASTSHGCWVNIGVQERLGARGYGQAVVIDWLLQPFEGFHQQIEQGASPDTVTQARQSMFDEWTEGTDSVDVIDHVQREMTWFGESMWMRACREIRKSYAQWENPLERMKAVPGNLEVAHIYSQPLDPGYRRFQEDFAAGNPWFTPIHIPGKTHFPTLENPESVAAAIKTFFS, encoded by the coding sequence GTGCAGCTCAAATCCACGTCCATCAACAACACCACCCTCGAATACGTCGAGTCGGGCGATCCTTCGGCTCCCCCACTCCTCCTGATCCACGGCTGGGCACAGGACCACCGGTTGTTCCGGCTTCTGGAACCCCACCTGAGTGACCACTTCCGTGTGCTGCGTTTGAACTTCCGTGGCCATGACGGCAGTGCAGGGTCTCCTGACGATTTCACGGCAGAGGACCTCATCCAGGACACCGTGGAATTCATCGGCCAACTTGGTCTTGAAGACGTCAGGATCGCGTCCACTTCCCACGGTTGTTGGGTCAACATCGGAGTGCAGGAGCGACTGGGCGCCAGGGGCTACGGCCAAGCCGTGGTCATCGACTGGTTGCTCCAGCCGTTCGAAGGTTTTCACCAACAGATCGAGCAGGGAGCCTCTCCCGATACCGTCACCCAAGCCCGGCAGAGCATGTTCGACGAGTGGACCGAAGGCACGGATTCCGTTGACGTGATCGACCACGTTCAGCGGGAGATGACCTGGTTCGGCGAAAGCATGTGGATGCGGGCCTGCCGGGAGATCCGCAAGAGCTATGCACAATGGGAAAACCCACTGGAACGGATGAAAGCGGTCCCCGGAAACCTCGAGGTGGCTCACATCTATTCCCAACCGCTGGACCCCGGCTACCGAAGGTTCCAAGAGGACTTCGCGGCCGGGAACCCTTGGTTCACGCCCATCCACATCCCGGGAAAGACCCACTTCCCCACGCTGGAGAACCCGGAATCAGTCGCCGCCGCCATCAAGACGTTCTTCAGTTAA
- a CDS encoding FAD-dependent oxidoreductase — MSVSQGHVEIAGGGIGGLTAAAALAQRGWKVRLHEANQSIRALGAGIYLWDNGLAVLRALGVEDMATEGAHYGPSIQSRDGHGALIGETPVNTDGSVRVLTVLRERLIGALHHAAVESGVEIVTGSVAVAAGPEGTLRFADGSSQTADLVIAADGVGSQVRESLGLLRRRQALGQRCARLLMPRAVGDVPTEIEDSYVEYMSGQRFLLYTPSSSGDLYVALVCAASDLRAMGGHLPKDEWVRSFPALESLIRRLGPVPRWDDFEWVELSKWSAGRVAVIGDAAHAQPPYLGQGGGCAMMSALGLAHAVSQPGGSIEGALGLWEATERPVIEHTQRFSVRVSELNSVPDEARREILKVSAALPRIGRSRARAASTVPTGLKLPVEVG; from the coding sequence ATGAGCGTTTCCCAGGGTCATGTTGAGATTGCCGGTGGCGGCATCGGGGGTTTGACGGCGGCGGCTGCCTTGGCGCAGCGCGGCTGGAAGGTCCGCCTCCACGAAGCCAATCAATCGATCCGGGCTTTGGGCGCGGGGATATACCTGTGGGACAACGGCCTGGCTGTACTCCGCGCGCTTGGAGTAGAGGATATGGCCACCGAAGGCGCCCATTACGGACCGAGCATTCAGAGCCGGGATGGTCACGGAGCCTTGATAGGGGAGACGCCCGTCAACACCGACGGATCCGTTCGGGTTCTTACTGTGTTGCGGGAAAGATTGATCGGAGCCCTGCATCATGCAGCCGTTGAGTCGGGCGTCGAAATTGTCACGGGTTCGGTGGCAGTGGCGGCGGGACCGGAGGGCACTCTCAGGTTCGCCGACGGCAGTTCACAAACGGCTGATCTGGTCATTGCCGCAGATGGTGTGGGTTCGCAAGTGCGTGAGAGCCTGGGACTTTTGCGTCGTCGGCAGGCCTTGGGCCAACGGTGCGCACGGCTCCTAATGCCACGTGCTGTGGGCGATGTTCCCACCGAGATCGAAGACAGTTACGTCGAGTACATGTCAGGCCAACGGTTCCTTCTTTACACGCCCAGCAGCTCAGGGGATCTCTATGTGGCCCTCGTCTGCGCAGCGTCGGATCTGAGGGCGATGGGTGGTCACCTTCCGAAGGACGAATGGGTCCGGTCCTTCCCTGCCTTGGAATCACTCATCCGTAGATTGGGCCCAGTTCCCCGTTGGGATGACTTTGAGTGGGTAGAACTGTCAAAGTGGTCCGCCGGGCGGGTCGCAGTCATTGGAGATGCGGCCCATGCGCAGCCACCCTATCTGGGCCAAGGCGGCGGCTGCGCCATGATGTCGGCACTTGGCTTGGCGCATGCGGTGTCCCAACCCGGAGGTTCCATCGAAGGGGCGCTTGGGCTGTGGGAAGCCACGGAGCGGCCGGTGATCGAACACACCCAGAGGTTCTCGGTGCGGGTGAGCGAGCTGAACAGCGTCCCTGACGAGGCGCGTCGGGAGATCCTCAAAGTTTCCGCAGCCTTGCCGCGGATCGGCCGGTCCCGGGCCCGTGCGGCGTCAACGGTTCCCACAGGGCTGAAGCTGCCGGTGGAAGTGGGCTAA